Proteins from one Phyllobacterium zundukense genomic window:
- a CDS encoding phosphotriesterase, whose product MTGLDFQNNERGRAPIGIKSGTLMTVQGPLPVAEMGVTLMHEHILLDGATTWKCPCHPDELAIADQPVSIEIIGELRMNPYMNRDNVSLDDADLALSELKRFQALGGHTVVDPTNIGIGRDPVKLRRISRMANLKIVMGSGFYLQHTHPEWLKAMDVDAVTEFLVNDVGGGNTQPEIMAGIIGEVGVSKDFTSEERKSLRASARASRLTGVPLSIHLPGWERLANQVLDIVEEEGADLHHTILCHMNPSHEDLPYQAGLAKRGAFLEYDMIGMDYYYADQDAQSPSDEQNARAIRSLVDMGFGDRVLLSQDVFLKMMLTRYGGFGYGYILKHFVPRLKRHGVDAGTIERMLTDNPRSVFSAVA is encoded by the coding sequence ATGACAGGCCTCGACTTTCAGAACAATGAACGCGGACGTGCACCGATCGGGATCAAGTCCGGAACCCTGATGACCGTTCAGGGGCCGCTGCCTGTCGCCGAAATGGGCGTTACCCTGATGCATGAGCACATTCTGCTGGATGGAGCCACAACCTGGAAATGCCCGTGCCATCCCGACGAATTGGCGATCGCGGATCAGCCTGTATCGATCGAGATCATCGGCGAATTGCGCATGAACCCATACATGAATCGTGACAACGTTTCCTTGGACGATGCGGACCTTGCGCTTTCCGAACTCAAACGCTTTCAGGCGCTCGGTGGCCACACCGTCGTCGATCCCACCAACATCGGCATCGGCCGCGATCCGGTGAAGCTGCGGCGCATCTCCCGCATGGCCAATCTGAAGATCGTCATGGGCTCCGGCTTCTACCTGCAACACACCCATCCCGAATGGCTGAAAGCTATGGATGTCGATGCGGTCACCGAATTTCTCGTCAACGATGTGGGCGGCGGCAATACGCAACCCGAGATCATGGCGGGAATCATCGGTGAAGTTGGCGTCAGCAAGGACTTCACATCCGAAGAGCGCAAGTCGTTGCGGGCTTCGGCGCGTGCGTCCCGTCTTACCGGCGTGCCGCTATCGATCCATCTGCCAGGTTGGGAACGTCTTGCCAACCAGGTACTGGACATCGTCGAAGAAGAAGGCGCGGATCTCCACCACACGATACTCTGCCACATGAACCCCAGTCACGAGGATCTGCCCTACCAGGCTGGGCTCGCCAAGCGCGGCGCGTTCCTCGAATACGATATGATCGGCATGGACTATTACTACGCCGATCAGGATGCTCAGTCACCATCTGACGAACAGAACGCCCGTGCCATTCGCTCACTCGTCGATATGGGGTTTGGCGACCGCGTTCTGCTCTCGCAGGACGTATTCCTGAAGATGATGCTGACACGCTATGGCGGCTTCGGTTACGGCTATATTCTCAAGCACTTCGTGCCACGCCTCAAGCGCCACGGCGTCGACGCCGGAACCATCGAGCGCATGCTCACAGACAACCCCAGATCCGTATTTTCCGCTGTGGCTTGA
- a CDS encoding ABC transporter permease, with protein sequence MSNPSTSSNDALHPAAAQTRVRKSTLHDRFMANGSVVSIAIFFLVVCLLFSGITDAFLTAPNLLNIVRQSAPLLIVAAAMTFVITTGGIDLSVGSVLALVATLSAVTLQAGLPWPLVIVAMLLLGAAIGAIQGFFIAYERIPAFIVTLAGLSVIRGIALLITGGYSIPVEATSPFTVIGRAWFLGVPVPALIALVVLVVAYLVFNETRFGRYVTGIGANAEAVRRAGVDTRLTTLMVYVLSSTAAAAAGIILAARLGSGSSNAGQGFELEVIAAVVLGGTSLFGGRGTLIGTVLGALTVAVIGNGLILAHMSPFFTPIVTGTIILVAIWLNFRLFRGAIRSR encoded by the coding sequence ATGAGCAATCCATCGACTTCAAGCAACGATGCCCTGCATCCGGCCGCCGCTCAGACGCGCGTCCGAAAAAGCACGCTGCACGATCGTTTCATGGCCAACGGCAGCGTCGTTTCCATTGCCATCTTCTTTCTCGTCGTGTGCCTGTTGTTCTCCGGCATTACCGACGCCTTTCTAACGGCGCCGAATCTCCTCAACATTGTCAGGCAATCGGCACCACTCTTGATCGTGGCGGCTGCCATGACCTTCGTCATCACAACGGGTGGTATCGACCTTTCGGTCGGTTCTGTTCTCGCGCTCGTCGCCACCCTGTCGGCCGTGACATTGCAGGCTGGCTTGCCCTGGCCACTGGTCATCGTCGCGATGCTGCTGCTTGGCGCTGCCATTGGTGCAATTCAAGGTTTTTTCATTGCATATGAGCGGATACCTGCCTTCATCGTCACGCTGGCCGGGCTGTCTGTCATCCGCGGCATAGCTCTGCTTATCACTGGCGGTTATTCCATCCCGGTCGAAGCAACGAGCCCTTTCACGGTTATCGGCCGCGCCTGGTTTCTCGGCGTGCCGGTCCCCGCGCTGATTGCCCTCGTCGTGCTTGTCGTCGCGTACCTCGTCTTCAACGAAACCCGCTTCGGCCGCTATGTGACCGGCATTGGTGCGAACGCCGAGGCTGTCCGCCGCGCCGGTGTCGATACGCGGCTAACAACGTTGATGGTTTATGTCCTCTCGAGCACAGCAGCGGCAGCGGCCGGTATCATCCTCGCCGCCCGCCTCGGCTCTGGTTCGTCCAATGCCGGACAAGGCTTTGAGCTGGAAGTGATTGCCGCCGTCGTGCTCGGCGGGACCAGTCTTTTCGGCGGCCGGGGCACGCTGATTGGCACCGTCCTTGGAGCCTTGACCGTCGCCGTTATCGGCAATGGCCTTATCCTTGCGCACATGTCACCATTCTTCACACCCATCGTTACCGGCACGATCATCCTTGTCGCAATCTGGTTGAACTTCCGTCTGTTCCGCGGCGCGATCCGGAGCAGATGA
- a CDS encoding ATP-binding cassette domain-containing protein translates to MNDIGNETYRVRMTGISKRYNTIQTLDNVSLSLKPGEVLGLVGDNGAGKSTLSKVLSGAVIPDAGTIEIDGKTVSFSSPADARSEHVEMVYQDLSLCDTVDVAGNIFLGREPRRRILGMPFLDKRRMHDEARTMLDRLGIVIADTGLKVENLSGGQRQSIAIGRAASFEPSVLIMDEPTAALAVAEVEAVLDLIRAVSARGVSVILITHRLQDLFLVCDRIQVMYEGRNVAERRIEDTSIEDVVNLIVGRKFQARSARRSEDNGARP, encoded by the coding sequence ATGAACGATATTGGTAATGAAACCTACCGGGTCCGCATGACCGGCATATCCAAGCGGTACAATACGATCCAGACACTCGACAATGTATCGTTGAGCCTGAAGCCCGGTGAAGTGCTCGGTCTCGTCGGCGACAATGGTGCCGGCAAATCGACTCTGAGCAAGGTTTTGTCCGGCGCCGTCATACCGGACGCAGGAACTATCGAGATCGACGGCAAGACCGTATCTTTTTCCTCGCCCGCCGACGCAAGATCAGAACATGTGGAGATGGTTTATCAGGACCTTTCCCTGTGCGATACCGTCGATGTGGCGGGTAATATATTCCTTGGAAGGGAACCGAGACGCCGGATATTGGGCATGCCCTTTCTCGACAAAAGGCGGATGCACGACGAGGCCCGCACCATGCTCGACCGGCTTGGCATCGTCATTGCGGATACGGGTCTGAAGGTTGAAAATCTTTCTGGTGGCCAGCGTCAATCCATCGCCATCGGCCGCGCGGCTTCCTTCGAACCTTCCGTTCTCATCATGGACGAACCAACGGCAGCCCTCGCGGTCGCGGAGGTCGAGGCAGTTCTTGATCTTATTCGTGCTGTCAGCGCCCGCGGCGTCAGTGTGATCCTGATCACCCACCGTCTGCAGGATCTGTTCCTGGTCTGCGACCGCATTCAGGTTATGTATGAGGGCCGCAATGTCGCCGAAAGACGCATTGAAGACACCAGCATCGAAGACGTGGTGAACCTCATCGTCGGGCGCAAGTTCCAGGCTCGTTCGGCGCGCCGCAGCGAAGACAATGGAGCACGGCCATGA
- a CDS encoding substrate-binding domain-containing protein: MRLTKILSGCAAAVAMCLVVGSSAWADTFALVTINQQALFFNQINEGAQKAADAAGAKLVIFNANNVPSAQNDAMENYITQKVDGIILVAIDVNGVKPAITAAKTAGIPVIAIDAQIPDGDNVAFVGVDNTKAGEDIGKFYADYVKSNLSGTAKIGVIGALNSFIQNQRLDGFKKAVADSGQKITFLDTVDGQNVQDVALTAAENLMTANPDMTTLYATGEPALVGAVSAVTSQGRTGDVKVFGWDLTKQAVEGIDAGWVTAVVQQDPAGEGKAAIEALTKLKKGEKIEPIINVPVTIVTKENVDQFRGMFK, translated from the coding sequence ATGCGTCTTACCAAAATACTTTCGGGCTGTGCTGCAGCTGTCGCCATGTGTCTTGTTGTTGGCTCGTCCGCCTGGGCCGATACCTTTGCGCTGGTCACGATCAACCAGCAGGCACTTTTCTTTAACCAGATCAATGAAGGCGCACAAAAGGCGGCCGATGCCGCCGGTGCCAAACTGGTTATCTTCAACGCCAACAATGTTCCAAGCGCCCAGAATGACGCCATGGAAAACTATATCACCCAGAAGGTCGACGGCATCATTCTGGTTGCTATCGATGTGAACGGTGTGAAGCCTGCGATCACCGCCGCCAAGACTGCCGGCATCCCGGTTATCGCCATCGATGCGCAGATCCCTGATGGGGACAATGTCGCCTTCGTCGGTGTCGACAACACCAAGGCGGGCGAAGACATCGGCAAGTTCTATGCCGACTACGTCAAGTCCAACTTGTCGGGAACTGCCAAAATCGGCGTGATCGGCGCTCTCAATTCCTTCATTCAGAACCAGCGTCTGGACGGCTTCAAGAAGGCCGTTGCGGACAGTGGCCAGAAGATCACCTTCCTTGATACAGTCGATGGCCAGAACGTGCAGGACGTGGCGCTGACTGCCGCCGAAAACCTGATGACCGCCAATCCGGACATGACGACGCTCTACGCAACGGGTGAGCCGGCTCTGGTCGGTGCCGTGTCTGCCGTTACGAGCCAGGGCCGCACGGGGGACGTCAAGGTCTTCGGTTGGGACCTGACCAAGCAAGCCGTTGAGGGCATCGATGCTGGCTGGGTCACAGCTGTTGTTCAGCAGGATCCTGCCGGTGAAGGCAAGGCTGCCATCGAGGCATTGACCAAACTGAAGAAGGGCGAAAAAATCGAGCCCATCATCAACGTGCCGGTAACAATTGTTACGAAGGAAAACGTCGACCAGTTCCGCGGCATGTTCAAGTAG
- a CDS encoding cupin domain-containing protein yields the protein MNKIELEKQPNGITETNPARLGIRLKLARQTRGLTLKALSEAANCSESLLSKIENGKASPSLPMLHRLVQVLETNIGWMFEESDGEEGIVFRAGARPLIALDPLRRGEGISLERVIPYSPGHLLQCNIHHIEKDGASAGPIQHAGEEVGYILSGEVELTVGEKQFELKEGDAFVFNSDLPHSYRNTGKKRASIFWVNTPPTF from the coding sequence ATGAACAAGATTGAACTCGAAAAACAGCCAAACGGTATCACCGAGACAAATCCGGCTCGGCTTGGCATACGGCTGAAACTGGCACGGCAGACACGCGGCCTGACACTGAAGGCCCTCTCCGAAGCCGCCAACTGTTCAGAAAGCCTGTTGTCGAAAATCGAGAATGGCAAGGCATCGCCTTCCCTGCCGATGCTGCACCGATTGGTCCAGGTTCTCGAAACCAATATCGGCTGGATGTTCGAAGAGTCGGACGGCGAGGAAGGCATCGTCTTCCGTGCGGGCGCAAGGCCACTGATCGCCCTTGATCCTTTGCGGCGCGGTGAAGGCATATCGCTGGAGCGCGTCATTCCCTATTCGCCTGGGCACCTGCTCCAATGCAACATCCATCATATCGAAAAGGATGGAGCCAGCGCAGGCCCGATCCAACACGCAGGCGAAGAAGTGGGCTATATTCTCTCGGGTGAAGTCGAACTCACAGTCGGCGAAAAACAGTTTGAGCTCAAAGAGGGCGACGCGTTCGTCTTCAACTCCGACCTGCCCCACTCCTACCGGAACACGGGCAAAAAGCGTGCAAGTATTTTCTGGGTCAATACACCACCGACGTTTTAG
- a CDS encoding MBL fold metallo-hydrolase — MLEAAIKPDVQAFFDKRTNSVQYVVADPVTRHCAIIDSVLDFDEKSGATATLNADRILEFVDANGLKVEWILETHPHADHFSAADYLRTRTGATTAIGGHIVEVQALWKQFYNWPDFPADGSQWDHLFHAGDRFNIGKLTGVVMFSPGHTLASITYVIGDCAFIHDTMFMPDGGTARCDFPGGSAKHLWQSIQSILALPDETRVFVGHDYQPGGREPRWGTTVVDQKRHNIHVSRCKSQAEFVAMRQARDKTLPMPRLILPALQVNMNGGRLPDPEANGERFLKIPLNALGDTKWD; from the coding sequence ATGTTGGAAGCCGCCATAAAACCGGATGTTCAAGCATTCTTCGACAAACGAACGAACTCCGTCCAGTACGTCGTTGCAGATCCCGTGACCCGGCATTGTGCGATTATCGATTCGGTTCTGGATTTCGACGAAAAGTCCGGAGCGACTGCTACCCTCAACGCTGACCGAATATTGGAGTTCGTTGACGCCAATGGGTTGAAGGTCGAGTGGATACTGGAGACCCATCCGCACGCCGACCATTTTTCGGCAGCCGACTACCTGCGAACCAGGACAGGCGCAACGACCGCGATCGGCGGCCATATCGTCGAGGTTCAGGCCTTGTGGAAGCAATTCTATAACTGGCCGGATTTTCCCGCTGACGGATCGCAATGGGACCACCTGTTTCACGCGGGAGACCGTTTCAACATCGGGAAGCTGACCGGGGTCGTGATGTTCTCACCGGGCCATACACTTGCGTCGATCACCTATGTCATTGGCGACTGCGCCTTCATCCACGATACGATGTTCATGCCGGACGGCGGCACCGCCCGCTGCGACTTTCCGGGGGGAAGCGCCAAGCATCTATGGCAATCCATTCAATCCATTCTTGCGCTCCCGGATGAGACCAGAGTCTTTGTCGGCCACGACTATCAACCCGGGGGGCGTGAACCTCGCTGGGGAACCACTGTGGTCGACCAGAAGCGCCACAATATCCACGTATCCCGATGCAAATCCCAAGCAGAGTTCGTGGCAATGAGACAAGCCCGCGACAAGACACTCCCCATGCCCAGACTTATTCTGCCCGCCCTGCAGGTCAACATGAATGGCGGAAGGCTGCCTGATCCAGAAGCGAACGGCGAACGCTTTCTGAAGATACCCCTGAATGCACTCGGCGACACGAAATGGGATTGA
- a CDS encoding DMT family transporter, which yields MKPSAYQLGLLFVTGSAIAWSLAGLFTRVIPQDNWTILAWRGIFGSLGIATVMAFTERGRFWASFRDMGQAGWLFVGISALGMVFFISALKETTVAHVAVIYATIPFVAAILGWFVLGERSTWSAILASIAAATGVSLMVGFSIEGTVFGDALAFGMTLCMAVLMIIVRRSPDVSVMPAACLSALVSSLVCWPLGNPLGVTAHDLMLIALFGILVSAVGLALFTLGAKLLPPIETALIGSLDAPLAPFWVWLVFSEVPSKSTMFGGSIVFAAVIVHVISGASRKAKAQRLVQQNNVS from the coding sequence ATGAAGCCATCGGCTTATCAACTCGGACTGCTTTTCGTAACCGGCTCGGCCATTGCATGGAGCCTTGCGGGTCTGTTCACGCGCGTCATCCCGCAGGACAATTGGACCATTCTCGCATGGCGCGGCATTTTCGGTTCGCTCGGCATAGCGACGGTGATGGCCTTTACCGAGCGCGGCCGGTTCTGGGCGAGCTTCCGCGACATGGGTCAGGCTGGCTGGCTTTTCGTTGGCATTTCCGCGCTCGGCATGGTGTTTTTCATCAGTGCCTTGAAGGAAACCACCGTAGCGCATGTCGCTGTCATCTATGCCACCATCCCGTTTGTGGCAGCAATTCTTGGCTGGTTCGTTCTCGGTGAACGATCGACGTGGAGTGCCATTCTCGCCAGCATCGCTGCCGCGACCGGGGTGTCGCTTATGGTTGGTTTCAGCATCGAAGGTACTGTCTTCGGCGATGCTCTCGCTTTTGGCATGACACTGTGTATGGCGGTGCTCATGATCATCGTCCGCCGCTCGCCGGATGTTTCAGTCATGCCTGCGGCCTGCCTGTCGGCCCTCGTCAGTTCCCTCGTCTGCTGGCCGCTTGGCAATCCGCTCGGCGTGACGGCCCATGATCTGATGCTCATTGCGCTATTCGGCATACTGGTTTCTGCCGTGGGCCTTGCCCTCTTCACCCTTGGGGCGAAGCTCCTTCCACCGATCGAAACCGCGCTGATCGGTTCCCTCGATGCTCCCCTGGCGCCATTCTGGGTCTGGCTCGTGTTCAGCGAGGTGCCAAGTAAGAGCACAATGTTTGGTGGATCGATCGTTTTCGCGGCAGTGATCGTGCATGTGATTTCAGGAGCATCGCGAAAGGCCAAAGCACAACGCCTGGTTCAACAGAATAATGTATCATGA